Proteins from a genomic interval of Clostridium scatologenes:
- a CDS encoding MBL fold metallo-hydrolase: MSLDKIKGNTYYINSVTNSGIFVFKNKNCLIIDTGSNNSDAKKIDDILVKNNLHPKYIINTHNHLDHCGGNIYFQKNYPGCLVYTSLKEKLFMENQEIQGAILSSSTPIKGIDISNKPLSVDFILDYGTNKINDEKFEIISLKGHSIDQIGIITQEKVCFLGDSIFSTEIMEKYSFPYLYNIEESLNTLANIKTIDADYFVISHANKVLCKDEIVELCDKNLNNIENYKNQILELLEQPLTREDILENITVLNDLSFNFYQYHLNLGGVSAFLAYLYSKSLIEYSIESGKLYYFKKS; the protein is encoded by the coding sequence ATGTCTTTAGATAAAATTAAAGGAAATACATATTATATAAACTCTGTTACTAATTCTGGAATTTTCGTATTCAAGAATAAAAATTGTCTAATTATAGATACAGGTTCAAATAATTCTGATGCTAAAAAAATAGATGATATATTAGTAAAAAATAATCTTCATCCTAAATATATAATAAATACCCATAACCACTTAGATCATTGTGGCGGAAACATTTATTTTCAAAAAAATTATCCTGGATGCCTAGTATATACTTCTTTAAAAGAAAAATTATTTATGGAGAACCAAGAAATTCAAGGAGCAATATTATCATCCTCCACCCCTATAAAAGGAATAGACATTAGTAATAAGCCTTTGTCAGTAGACTTTATATTAGACTATGGTACAAATAAGATTAATGATGAAAAATTTGAAATAATATCTCTTAAAGGCCATTCTATAGATCAAATAGGAATTATAACTCAAGAAAAAGTATGTTTCTTAGGTGATTCCATATTTAGTACAGAAATAATGGAGAAATACTCTTTTCCCTATTTATATAATATAGAAGAAAGCTTAAATACTCTAGCCAATATAAAAACAATAGATGCTGATTACTTTGTTATAAGTCATGCAAATAAAGTTTTATGCAAAGATGAAATTGTAGAACTTTGTGATAAAAATTTAAATAATATAGAAAACTATAAGAACCAAATTCTCGAGCTTTTAGAACAACCTTTAACTCGTGAAGACATTTTAGAAAATATAACTGTTTTAAATGATTTATCTTTTAATTTTTATCAATATCATCTTAATTTAGGAGGAGTTTCTGCTTTTCTTGCATATCTTTATTCTAAATCATTAATAGAATACTCTATAGAATCTGGTAAATTATATTATTTTAAGAAATCTTGA